In a genomic window of Oreochromis aureus strain Israel breed Guangdong linkage group 13, ZZ_aureus, whole genome shotgun sequence:
- the thbs2a gene encoding thrombospondin-2 isoform X1 produces MILRRSLFLLLLSFNYLQALTEDGEQEDETSFDLFEISDITRRTLGAKQFRGQNLDAPAYRFIRFDHLPPVSPPILKQILRQIQNNEGFVFVASIRQDRSSRGTLIGLEGPDGRRQFEILSNGRANTLDLVYWADGSQNVVSFEDVDLSDSQWKNITLHVHGENANLFVGCSLIDSFILDEPFYEHLKAEGNRMYVAKGSIRENHFRGLLQSVRFIFDTSIEDILLSRDCEITKQDDANIVSESGEIVDVSPSITTNVIGQKTDDVGAEMCERSCEELSIMFQELKGLRIVVSNLIDGLQKVTEENSVMKEALGRMKNSSEKNMCWQDGRLFDDKEDWVVDSCTKCTCQESKIVCHQITCPPVACASPSFIDGECCPACLPMDSDDGWSPWSEWTECTVTCGIGTQQRGRSCDATSNPCTGPSIQTRKCSLGKCDSRVRQDGGWSLWSPWSSCSVTCGEGQITRIRHCNAPVPQLGGRDCEGSGRETQGCTAKPCPIDGGWGPWSPWATCSATCGGGHKSRSRECNSPEPQYGGKKCFGEAVDRDSCNKNDCPIDGCLSNPCFAGVDCSSSADGSWECGPCPAGFRGNGTHCEDINECDMVSDVCYKVNGMQRCVNTDPGFHCLPCPKRYKGTQPFGMGVEAAKKNKQVCEPENPCKDRTHNCHKYAECIYISHFSDPMYKCECRTGYAGDGFICGEDSDLDGWPNQNLVCGANATYHCKKDNCPSLPNSGQEDFDRDGQGDACDKDDDNDGILDERDNCPLLYNPRQFDFDKDEVGDRCDNCPYEHNPAQIDTDHNGEGDACAVDIDGDGILNENDNCPYVYNNDQKDTDMDGVGDQCDNCPLLHNPDQTDLDNDLVGDQCDNNQDIDEDGHQNNLDNCPYVANSNQADHDKDGKGDACDYDDDNDGIPDDRDNCRLTPNEDQQDSDGDGRGDACKDDFDNDSIPDFLDVCPENNAISVTDFRKFQMVHLDPKGTTQIDPNWVVRHQGKELVQTANSDPGIAVGFDEFSAVDFSGTMYVNTDRDDDYAGFVFSYQSSARFYVVMWKQITQTYWEDKPSKAFGISGVSLKVVNSTTGTGEYLRNALWHTGNTPGQVRTLWHDPKNIGWKDYTAYRWHLIHRPKTGFIRVVVYEGKQIMADSGPIYDKTFAGGRLGLFVFSQELVFFSDLKYECRDKPELPTVLTR; encoded by the exons ATGATACTCAGGAGAAGTCTCTTCTTGTTGCTGTTGTCATTTAATTACCTTCAAGCTTTAACTGAAG ATGGTGAGCAGGAGGATGAGACATCATTCGACTTGTTTGAAATCAGCGACATCACACGCAGGACACTGGGGGCCAAACAGTTCAGGGGCCAGAACTTAGATGCCCCTGCCTACCGCTTCATCCGCTTCGACCACCTGCCCCCAGTTAGCCCACCCATACTGAAGCAAATACTGCGTCAGATCCAAAACAATGAGGGCTTTGTGTTTGTGGCCAGCATACGCCAGGACCGTTCCTCACGAGGCACCCTGATTGGTTTGGAGGGTCCCGATGGCCGGCGCCAGTTTGAGATCCTGTCCAACGGACGCGCCAACACTCTGGACCTGGTCTACTGGGCAGACGGCTCGCAGAACGTGGTTTCATTCGAGGACGTGGACCTGTCCGACTCGCAGTGGAAGAACATCACCCTTCATGTTCATGGGGAGAACGCCAACCTGTTTGTCGGCTGCAGCCTCATAGACAGCTTCATCCTGGATGAGCCATTTTATGAGCACCTGAAGGCCGAAGGGAACCGCATGTATGTGGCGAAGGGATCCATTCGAGAGAACCACTTTAGG GGCCTTCTTCAGAGTGTGCGCTTCATCTTTGACACCTCAATAGAAGACATCCTGCTGAGTAGAGACTGTGAGATTACCAAGCAAG ATGATGCCAATATTGTGAGTGAGAGCGGGGAAATTGTGGACGTGAGTCCTTCCATCACTACAAACGTTATAGGTCAGAAGACGGATGACGTGGGCGCAGAAATGTGTGAACGCTCCTGTGAGGAGCTCAGCATCATGTTCCAGGAGCTCAAAGGCCTGCGCATTGTCGTCAGCAACCTTATTGACGGATTGCAAAAAGTG ACAGAAGAAAACTCAGTCATGAAAGAGGCCCTTGGGAGGATGAAGAACTCCTCAGAGAAAAACATGTGCTGGCAGGATGGCCGCCTGTTTGACGATAAGGAAGACTGGGTTGTAGACAGCTGCACTAAATGCACCTGTCAG GAATCCAAGATCGTGTGCCACCAAATCACATGCCCTCCGGTGGCCTGTGCCAGCCCGTCCTTTATCGATGGCGAGTGTTGCCCCGCGTGTTTGC CTATGGACAGTGACGATGGATGGTCCCCGTGGTCAGAGTGGACAGAGTGCACAGTGACCTGCGGGATAGGAACTCAACAGAGGGGCCGTTCTTGCGATGCAACCAGCAACCCTTGCACGGGACCTTCTATCCAGACCCGCAAGTGCAGTCTGGGCAAATGCGACAGCCGTg TTCGCCAGGACGGAGGGTGGAGTTTGTGGTCCCCGTGGTCGTCGTGCTCGGTGACCTGTGGCGAGGGGCAGATCACGAGAATACGACACTGCAATGCTCCTGTGCCACAGCTGGGAGGCAGAGACTGTGAGGGCAGTGGAAGAGAGACCCAGGGCTGCACTGCCAAGCCATGTCCCA TTGATGGTGGCTGGGGACCGTGGTCTCCATGGGCAACCTGTTCAGCGACCTGCGGAGGGGGGCACAAAAGTCGTTCCCGTGAGTGCAACAGCCCTGAACCTCAATACGGCGGCAAGAAATGTTTTGGAGAAGCGGTCGACAGAGACAGCTGTAACAAGAATGACTGCCCTATTG ATGGCTGTCTGTCCAACCCTTGCTTTGCGGGAGTGGACTGTAGCAGCTCTGCCGATGGTTCGTGGGAGTGTGGCCCGTGCCCTGCTGGATTTCGTGGAAATGGTACCCACTGTGAAGACATTAATGAG TGTGACATGGTGTCTGATGTTTGCTACAAAGTGAATGGAATGCAGCGTTGTGTCAACACTGATCCAGGTTTCCATTGCTTGCCCTGTCCAAAGCGCTACAAGGGCACCCAGCCTTTTGGTATGGGTGTGGAGGCTGCCAAGAAGAACAAACAA GTATGTGAGCCTGAGAACCCATGTAAGGACAGGACGCACAACTGTCACAAATATGCCGAATGCATCTACATCAGCCACTTCAGTGATCCAATGTACAAGTGTGAGTGCAGGACAGGTTACGCTGGAGATGGCTTCATTTGTGGTGAAGACTCTGATTTGGATGGCTGGCCCAATCAGAACCTTGTGTGTGGTGCTAATGCCACTTACCACTGCAAGAAG GATAACTGCCCTAGCCTCCCCAACTCTGGACAAGAAGACTTTGACAGAGACGGTCAAGGAGATGCTTGTGACAaggatgatgataatgatggaATTCTGGATGAAAGG GACAACTGTCCCCTGCTTTACAATCCTCGCCAGTTTGACTTTGACAAGGACGAAGTTGGTGACCGCTGTGACAACTGCCCCTATGAACACAACCCTGCTCAAATTGACACCGACCACAATGGAGAAGGGGATGCCTGTGCAGTGGACATCGATGGAGATG GAATTCTTAATGAGAATGATAACTGCCCCTACGTGTACAACAATGACCAGAAGGACACTGATATGGATGGTGTCGGCGACCAGTGTGACAATTGCCCTTTGCTACACAACCCTGATCAG ACTGACCTAGACAATGACCTGGTTGGAGATCAGTGTGACAACAACCAGGACATTGACGAAGACGGGCATCAGAACAATCTAGACAACTGTCCTTATGTCGCCAACTCAAACCAGGCTGACCACGATAAGGACGGCAAAGGAGACGCATGCGACTACGATGACGATAATGACGGTATACCTGATGACAGAGACAACTGCAGACTAACACCCAACGAAGACCAGCAGGACTCTGATG gTGATGGAAGAGGGGATGCCTGCAAAGATGACTTTGACAACGACAGTATCCCAGATTTCCTCGATGTGTGTCCTGAGAACAATGCCATCAGTGTGACAGACTTCAGGAAATTCCAGATGGTGCATCTGGATCCTAAAGGAACCACACAAATTGATCCCAACTGGGTGGTCAGACATCAGGGCAAGGAGTTAGTTCAGACTGCTAACTCTGACCCAGGCATTGCAGTAG GTTTTGATGAGTTCAGCGCTGTGGACTTCAGTGGAACGATGTACGTGAACACCGACAGAGATGATGACTATGCAGGCTTTGTTTTTAGTTACCAGTCAAGTGCGCGCTTTTACGTTGTGATGTGGAAGCAGATCACACAGACCTACTGGGAGGACAAACCATCCAAGGCGTTTGGCATCTCTGGGGTTTCACTCAAAGTTGTGAACTCGACCACTGGCACTGGAGAATACCTCAGGAATGCTTTGTGGCACACGGGCAACACTCCAGGACAG GTGCGGACCCTGTGGCATGACcccaaaaacattggttggaaGGATTACACAGCTTACAGGTGGCATCTCATCCACAGACCAAAGACCGGGTTTATAAG GGTAGTGGTCTATGAAGGCAAACAGATTATGGCTGACTCGGGACCAATTTATGATAAGACCTTTGCCGGAGGAAGATTAGGCTTGTTTGTCTTCTCACAAGAGTTGGTGTTCTTCTCTGACCTCAAGTATGAGTGCAGAG ATAAGCCGGAGTTGCCAACCGTGCTCACAAG ATAA
- the thbs2a gene encoding thrombospondin-2 isoform X2, whose amino-acid sequence MILRRSLFLLLLSFNYLQALTEDGEQEDETSFDLFEISDITRRTLGAKQFRGQNLDAPAYRFIRFDHLPPVSPPILKQILRQIQNNEGFVFVASIRQDRSSRGTLIGLEGPDGRRQFEILSNGRANTLDLVYWADGSQNVVSFEDVDLSDSQWKNITLHVHGENANLFVGCSLIDSFILDEPFYEHLKAEGNRMYVAKGSIRENHFRGLLQSVRFIFDTSIEDILLSRDCEITKQDDANIVSESGEIVDVSPSITTNVIGQKTDDVGAEMCERSCEELSIMFQELKGLRIVVSNLIDGLQKVTEENSVMKEALGRMKNSSEKNMCWQDGRLFDDKEDWVVDSCTKCTCQESKIVCHQITCPPVACASPSFIDGECCPACLPMDSDDGWSPWSEWTECTVTCGIGTQQRGRSCDATSNPCTGPSIQTRKCSLGKCDSRVRQDGGWSLWSPWSSCSVTCGEGQITRIRHCNAPVPQLGGRDCEGSGRETQGCTAKPCPIDGGWGPWSPWATCSATCGGGHKSRSRECNSPEPQYGGKKCFGEAVDRDSCNKNDCPIDGCLSNPCFAGVDCSSSADGSWECGPCPAGFRGNGTHCEDINECDMVSDVCYKVNGMQRCVNTDPGFHCLPCPKRYKGTQPFGMGVEAAKKNKQVCEPENPCKDRTHNCHKYAECIYISHFSDPMYKCECRTGYAGDGFICGEDSDLDGWPNQNLVCGANATYHCKKDNCPSLPNSGQEDFDRDGQGDACDKDDDNDGILDERDNCPLLYNPRQFDFDKDEVGDRCDNCPYEHNPAQIDTDHNGEGDACAVDIDGDGILNENDNCPYVYNNDQKDTDMDGVGDQCDNCPLLHNPDQTDLDNDLVGDQCDNNQDIDEDGHQNNLDNCPYVANSNQADHDKDGKGDACDYDDDNDGIPDDRDNCRLTPNEDQQDSDGDGRGDACKDDFDNDSIPDFLDVCPENNAISVTDFRKFQMVHLDPKGTTQIDPNWVVRHQGKELVQTANSDPGIAVGFDEFSAVDFSGTMYVNTDRDDDYAGFVFSYQSSARFYVVMWKQITQTYWEDKPSKAFGISGVSLKVVNSTTGTGEYLRNALWHTGNTPGQVRTLWHDPKNIGWKDYTAYRWHLIHRPKTGFIRVVVYEGKQIMADSGPIYDKTFAGGRLGLFVFSQELVFFSDLKYECRDN is encoded by the exons ATGATACTCAGGAGAAGTCTCTTCTTGTTGCTGTTGTCATTTAATTACCTTCAAGCTTTAACTGAAG ATGGTGAGCAGGAGGATGAGACATCATTCGACTTGTTTGAAATCAGCGACATCACACGCAGGACACTGGGGGCCAAACAGTTCAGGGGCCAGAACTTAGATGCCCCTGCCTACCGCTTCATCCGCTTCGACCACCTGCCCCCAGTTAGCCCACCCATACTGAAGCAAATACTGCGTCAGATCCAAAACAATGAGGGCTTTGTGTTTGTGGCCAGCATACGCCAGGACCGTTCCTCACGAGGCACCCTGATTGGTTTGGAGGGTCCCGATGGCCGGCGCCAGTTTGAGATCCTGTCCAACGGACGCGCCAACACTCTGGACCTGGTCTACTGGGCAGACGGCTCGCAGAACGTGGTTTCATTCGAGGACGTGGACCTGTCCGACTCGCAGTGGAAGAACATCACCCTTCATGTTCATGGGGAGAACGCCAACCTGTTTGTCGGCTGCAGCCTCATAGACAGCTTCATCCTGGATGAGCCATTTTATGAGCACCTGAAGGCCGAAGGGAACCGCATGTATGTGGCGAAGGGATCCATTCGAGAGAACCACTTTAGG GGCCTTCTTCAGAGTGTGCGCTTCATCTTTGACACCTCAATAGAAGACATCCTGCTGAGTAGAGACTGTGAGATTACCAAGCAAG ATGATGCCAATATTGTGAGTGAGAGCGGGGAAATTGTGGACGTGAGTCCTTCCATCACTACAAACGTTATAGGTCAGAAGACGGATGACGTGGGCGCAGAAATGTGTGAACGCTCCTGTGAGGAGCTCAGCATCATGTTCCAGGAGCTCAAAGGCCTGCGCATTGTCGTCAGCAACCTTATTGACGGATTGCAAAAAGTG ACAGAAGAAAACTCAGTCATGAAAGAGGCCCTTGGGAGGATGAAGAACTCCTCAGAGAAAAACATGTGCTGGCAGGATGGCCGCCTGTTTGACGATAAGGAAGACTGGGTTGTAGACAGCTGCACTAAATGCACCTGTCAG GAATCCAAGATCGTGTGCCACCAAATCACATGCCCTCCGGTGGCCTGTGCCAGCCCGTCCTTTATCGATGGCGAGTGTTGCCCCGCGTGTTTGC CTATGGACAGTGACGATGGATGGTCCCCGTGGTCAGAGTGGACAGAGTGCACAGTGACCTGCGGGATAGGAACTCAACAGAGGGGCCGTTCTTGCGATGCAACCAGCAACCCTTGCACGGGACCTTCTATCCAGACCCGCAAGTGCAGTCTGGGCAAATGCGACAGCCGTg TTCGCCAGGACGGAGGGTGGAGTTTGTGGTCCCCGTGGTCGTCGTGCTCGGTGACCTGTGGCGAGGGGCAGATCACGAGAATACGACACTGCAATGCTCCTGTGCCACAGCTGGGAGGCAGAGACTGTGAGGGCAGTGGAAGAGAGACCCAGGGCTGCACTGCCAAGCCATGTCCCA TTGATGGTGGCTGGGGACCGTGGTCTCCATGGGCAACCTGTTCAGCGACCTGCGGAGGGGGGCACAAAAGTCGTTCCCGTGAGTGCAACAGCCCTGAACCTCAATACGGCGGCAAGAAATGTTTTGGAGAAGCGGTCGACAGAGACAGCTGTAACAAGAATGACTGCCCTATTG ATGGCTGTCTGTCCAACCCTTGCTTTGCGGGAGTGGACTGTAGCAGCTCTGCCGATGGTTCGTGGGAGTGTGGCCCGTGCCCTGCTGGATTTCGTGGAAATGGTACCCACTGTGAAGACATTAATGAG TGTGACATGGTGTCTGATGTTTGCTACAAAGTGAATGGAATGCAGCGTTGTGTCAACACTGATCCAGGTTTCCATTGCTTGCCCTGTCCAAAGCGCTACAAGGGCACCCAGCCTTTTGGTATGGGTGTGGAGGCTGCCAAGAAGAACAAACAA GTATGTGAGCCTGAGAACCCATGTAAGGACAGGACGCACAACTGTCACAAATATGCCGAATGCATCTACATCAGCCACTTCAGTGATCCAATGTACAAGTGTGAGTGCAGGACAGGTTACGCTGGAGATGGCTTCATTTGTGGTGAAGACTCTGATTTGGATGGCTGGCCCAATCAGAACCTTGTGTGTGGTGCTAATGCCACTTACCACTGCAAGAAG GATAACTGCCCTAGCCTCCCCAACTCTGGACAAGAAGACTTTGACAGAGACGGTCAAGGAGATGCTTGTGACAaggatgatgataatgatggaATTCTGGATGAAAGG GACAACTGTCCCCTGCTTTACAATCCTCGCCAGTTTGACTTTGACAAGGACGAAGTTGGTGACCGCTGTGACAACTGCCCCTATGAACACAACCCTGCTCAAATTGACACCGACCACAATGGAGAAGGGGATGCCTGTGCAGTGGACATCGATGGAGATG GAATTCTTAATGAGAATGATAACTGCCCCTACGTGTACAACAATGACCAGAAGGACACTGATATGGATGGTGTCGGCGACCAGTGTGACAATTGCCCTTTGCTACACAACCCTGATCAG ACTGACCTAGACAATGACCTGGTTGGAGATCAGTGTGACAACAACCAGGACATTGACGAAGACGGGCATCAGAACAATCTAGACAACTGTCCTTATGTCGCCAACTCAAACCAGGCTGACCACGATAAGGACGGCAAAGGAGACGCATGCGACTACGATGACGATAATGACGGTATACCTGATGACAGAGACAACTGCAGACTAACACCCAACGAAGACCAGCAGGACTCTGATG gTGATGGAAGAGGGGATGCCTGCAAAGATGACTTTGACAACGACAGTATCCCAGATTTCCTCGATGTGTGTCCTGAGAACAATGCCATCAGTGTGACAGACTTCAGGAAATTCCAGATGGTGCATCTGGATCCTAAAGGAACCACACAAATTGATCCCAACTGGGTGGTCAGACATCAGGGCAAGGAGTTAGTTCAGACTGCTAACTCTGACCCAGGCATTGCAGTAG GTTTTGATGAGTTCAGCGCTGTGGACTTCAGTGGAACGATGTACGTGAACACCGACAGAGATGATGACTATGCAGGCTTTGTTTTTAGTTACCAGTCAAGTGCGCGCTTTTACGTTGTGATGTGGAAGCAGATCACACAGACCTACTGGGAGGACAAACCATCCAAGGCGTTTGGCATCTCTGGGGTTTCACTCAAAGTTGTGAACTCGACCACTGGCACTGGAGAATACCTCAGGAATGCTTTGTGGCACACGGGCAACACTCCAGGACAG GTGCGGACCCTGTGGCATGACcccaaaaacattggttggaaGGATTACACAGCTTACAGGTGGCATCTCATCCACAGACCAAAGACCGGGTTTATAAG GGTAGTGGTCTATGAAGGCAAACAGATTATGGCTGACTCGGGACCAATTTATGATAAGACCTTTGCCGGAGGAAGATTAGGCTTGTTTGTCTTCTCACAAGAGTTGGTGTTCTTCTCTGACCTCAAGTATGAGTGCAGAG ATAACTGA